The Deinococcus roseus genome has a window encoding:
- the malZ gene encoding maltodextrin glucosidase codes for MQLYHDGTPFFLQREGNIARVFLETDRELEQGWAVGYLHGASHYSELKPYGDGRWVAELPFTHHQKFHYRFKVIAAGRVWWLNQAGVSPSAPSVLQDFSFSSQEPPLWVRSRIFYQIFPDRFKMGDPSLRVQKGQYQYTNKDIETREWHELPQKETGYMEFYGGDLEGIRQSIPYFQALGVNALYLNPIFESPSAHKYDTQDYYRIDPHFGSNEGFAALVKELHHSDIRIMLDGVFNHTGDWHRWMNKAGHYQEPGAYQSENFRQYYNYSGENPDDYFSWMGFSTLPKLNYAHQEVRGHIYANPDSVIRYWLKGPYEMDAWRLDVASMIGSEGSDQDNRQILAELWSAARETRSDAYILGEHFGDATLWLQGGVEDATMNYFAFMIPTWSFLASQDHKSHPAWLDAREYAEALTRPLSYLPFNQQLAAFNLLDSHDVKRFATLVPDLQTRKLGVALLFTFIGVPCIYYGDEIGLEGEDDPDNRRPMPWDNKALWDSEIHHWYKALIRLRHQEAALKEGSFSVLHAEGDHLIFERRYGPERIRVVLTRGAPLTHELTGSWIDVLEQQPVQRHVHLSSAGVKILKQVL; via the coding sequence ATGCAGCTTTATCATGATGGCACGCCTTTTTTTCTGCAAAGGGAAGGCAACATTGCACGGGTCTTTCTGGAAACCGACCGTGAACTTGAACAGGGCTGGGCGGTGGGTTACCTGCATGGGGCCTCGCATTACAGCGAACTGAAACCTTATGGAGATGGCCGCTGGGTGGCAGAATTGCCCTTCACGCACCACCAGAAATTTCATTACCGTTTCAAGGTCATTGCCGCAGGAAGGGTGTGGTGGCTCAATCAGGCCGGGGTGAGCCCCAGTGCACCCAGCGTGCTGCAGGATTTCAGTTTTTCCAGTCAGGAGCCGCCCTTGTGGGTCAGAAGCCGCATCTTCTACCAGATCTTTCCAGACCGCTTTAAAATGGGAGATCCCAGCCTGCGGGTGCAAAAAGGGCAGTACCAGTACACCAACAAGGACATCGAAACGCGAGAATGGCATGAACTTCCTCAGAAAGAAACCGGCTACATGGAATTTTATGGTGGAGATCTGGAAGGCATCCGGCAGAGCATTCCCTATTTTCAGGCATTGGGGGTGAATGCCCTGTACCTCAACCCCATCTTTGAAAGCCCCTCTGCCCACAAGTACGACACCCAGGATTATTACCGCATCGATCCGCACTTTGGCAGCAATGAAGGCTTTGCAGCCCTGGTGAAAGAACTGCACCATTCTGACATCCGCATCATGCTGGATGGGGTCTTCAACCACACCGGAGACTGGCACCGCTGGATGAACAAAGCAGGCCACTATCAGGAGCCCGGAGCCTACCAGAGTGAAAATTTCAGGCAGTACTACAACTACTCTGGTGAAAACCCCGATGATTACTTTTCCTGGATGGGGTTTTCCACGCTTCCCAAGCTGAATTACGCCCACCAGGAAGTCAGAGGCCACATCTACGCCAACCCGGACTCGGTGATCCGTTACTGGTTGAAAGGGCCTTATGAAATGGATGCCTGGAGGCTGGATGTGGCTTCCATGATCGGCTCTGAAGGCAGCGACCAGGACAACCGCCAGATTCTGGCCGAGTTGTGGAGCGCTGCACGGGAAACCCGCAGCGATGCTTACATCCTGGGGGAACATTTTGGGGATGCCACTTTATGGCTGCAAGGCGGGGTAGAAGACGCCACCATGAACTACTTTGCCTTCATGATCCCCACCTGGTCTTTTCTGGCAAGCCAGGACCACAAAAGCCACCCTGCATGGCTTGATGCCAGAGAATATGCAGAGGCCCTGACCCGGCCTCTCAGTTACCTGCCTTTCAACCAGCAACTGGCCGCCTTCAATTTGCTGGATTCCCACGATGTGAAACGCTTTGCCACCCTGGTTCCCGATCTGCAAACCCGAAAACTGGGTGTGGCGCTGCTGTTCACCTTCATTGGGGTTCCCTGCATCTATTACGGAGATGAAATCGGACTGGAAGGCGAGGATGACCCTGACAACCGCCGCCCGATGCCCTGGGACAACAAAGCCCTGTGGGATTCTGAAATTCACCACTGGTACAAAGCGCTGATTCGTCTGAGGCATCAGGAAGCAGCACTGAAGGAGGGCAGTTTCTCTGTCTTGCATGCAGAAGGAGACCACCTGATCTTTGAACGCAGGTATGGACCTGAGCGCATCCGGGTGGTGCTGACCCGGGGTGCCCCCCTGACCCATGAATTGACTGGCAGCTGGATTGATGTGCTGGAGCAACAACCCGTGCAGAGGCATGTGCACCTCTCCTCTGCTGGCGTGAAAATCCTGAAGCAGGTGCTTTGA
- a CDS encoding FAD-dependent oxidoreductase yields MSTHSHWMQNLPTHNPLNKDLIADAVVVGAGIAGLSTAYQLVKAGLSVVVLERDQIGSGETPRSSAQVTASLDFLYQELVTIHGREATRLIYQSHTAAIAEMERMVQTEQLDCDFRRVSGHLVPAPGDDATVQKEASVHRGLGFDTRLSTPPAWVKGFAESLEYPQQGQVDPLQYLLGLAKAIEKHGGLIYGSSPVLSYTGDHVVTEQGHTVHANHVVITTNAVVSEHGKYSFRLTPYRTYMVSLKLTEQIEPVLFYDTSDPYFYVRPDGDMLLVGGADHRTGEPADPKERWQTIESWARAHFPVGERLEQWSGQVFNSADGIAFLGKTGDIYVITGDTGNGLTHATIGSMIIRDQVLGQENPWIEVYRPDRFPRGNYRAWIKDAGRSIGHVFDWFKKSAEVQNLQPGQGCIVRQGLSKCAVHRDEKGELHAVGAMCTHLGCEVSWNGAEHTWDCPCHGSRFASDGTVLTGPARAPLAKLEHPEKLELK; encoded by the coding sequence ATGTCCACCCATTCCCACTGGATGCAAAACCTTCCCACCCACAACCCCCTGAACAAAGACCTGATTGCAGATGCCGTGGTGGTTGGGGCCGGAATTGCTGGCCTGAGCACCGCCTATCAGCTGGTCAAGGCAGGTCTGTCTGTGGTGGTTCTGGAACGCGACCAGATCGGCAGCGGAGAAACCCCCAGAAGCAGTGCCCAGGTGACGGCCTCACTGGATTTCCTGTATCAGGAACTGGTGACCATTCATGGCCGGGAAGCCACAAGGCTGATTTACCAGAGCCACACCGCCGCCATTGCAGAGATGGAACGCATGGTGCAGACAGAACAGCTGGATTGCGATTTCAGACGGGTTTCTGGTCATCTGGTGCCTGCTCCCGGAGATGATGCCACCGTTCAGAAGGAAGCTTCTGTGCACAGAGGGCTGGGTTTTGACACGCGACTTTCAACCCCTCCTGCCTGGGTCAAGGGTTTTGCAGAAAGCCTCGAATACCCACAACAGGGACAGGTGGATCCGCTGCAATACCTGCTTGGGCTGGCAAAAGCCATTGAGAAACACGGCGGGCTGATTTACGGCTCCAGTCCGGTGCTGTCTTACACCGGAGACCACGTGGTCACAGAACAGGGCCACACTGTGCATGCAAATCACGTGGTCATCACCACCAATGCTGTGGTTTCCGAACATGGCAAATACTCTTTCAGGTTGACCCCGTACAGAACCTACATGGTGTCCCTGAAGCTCACAGAGCAGATTGAACCTGTGCTGTTCTATGACACCTCTGATCCCTATTTTTATGTGCGGCCCGATGGGGACATGCTGCTGGTGGGAGGCGCAGACCACCGCACAGGTGAACCTGCAGATCCCAAAGAACGCTGGCAGACCATTGAAAGCTGGGCCAGAGCGCACTTCCCGGTGGGTGAACGGCTGGAACAGTGGTCCGGGCAAGTGTTCAATTCTGCAGATGGGATTGCCTTTCTGGGCAAAACCGGAGACATTTATGTGATCACCGGAGACACTGGAAACGGCCTCACCCATGCCACCATCGGGTCCATGATCATCCGCGACCAGGTGCTGGGCCAGGAAAACCCCTGGATTGAAGTGTACCGTCCTGACCGTTTCCCCAGAGGCAATTACAGGGCGTGGATCAAGGACGCAGGGCGCAGCATCGGGCATGTCTTTGACTGGTTCAAAAAGTCTGCAGAGGTGCAAAACCTGCAACCCGGCCAGGGCTGCATTGTGCGCCAGGGACTCAGCAAATGCGCTGTTCACCGGGATGAAAAAGGCGAGCTTCATGCTGTGGGTGCCATGTGCACCCACCTGGGCTGCGAGGTGTCCTGGAACGGCGCAGAACACACCTGGGATTGTCCCTGCCACGGTTCACGCTTTGCCTCTGATGGCACGGTGCTGACCGGGCCTGCCAGAGCACCCCTGGCAAAACTGGAGCACCCGGAAAAGCTGGAATTGAAATGA